A genomic segment from Corylus avellana chromosome ca5, CavTom2PMs-1.0 encodes:
- the LOC132183195 gene encoding putative F-box/LRR-repeat protein At3g18150 has protein sequence MEGTNSVESSGCTKRLKNSGEEEQTDRITEMPDFILAHILSFLPTKDVAKMLLVPRFRHCWTLIRSLSFDSCPCDEDPTSDDEDDEPYYDERFLNLVDNVLARHESSTIDEFRVRLRFNFFYSFSEFALADPDVDKASREERMASKIRTWVHFAVMKKVKVLDLDLLGRCLSEPEVSYKLPNFVLSSDHLTELKLAGCAIFPQGHVQLKSLKRLSLNEVILSEKIMDQVINGCPFLGELCLIRCYGLRKLNISNPTVKSLVVVVEPHSVFRLRKSCPKVVSLAIGGSLQYAHLEDVSSLVDASLSFSNRFICALTKYERVKMLLKKLGNTDSFAPCTWCILVLTIWKLTNQPCPSLCWKFLALKISLTKWHLPGICSLLRNSHCLETLTIDVYSGNHYIFMNPEAEWIQAYDFDGRNFWNLEEDSFHCLSHHLRIVRIYGCITEPYVIELVEFLLKNALVLETMVISTNKSLPPDRDEIYSSAIGSPMNHFTSEELHEFSQKLLNFPRASTRAVIHFS, from the exons ATGGAAGGGACAAATTCTGTTGAGAGCAGTGGTTGTACGAAGCGGCTGAAGAATAGCGGAGAAGAAGAGCAAACTGATAGGATTACTGAAATGCCAGACTTCATCCTTGCTCACATCCTTTCATTTCTTCCGACAAAGGATGTTGCGAAGATGCTTCTTGTGCCAAGATTTAGACATTGCTGGACTTTGATTCGAAGTCTCTCTTTTGATAGTTGCCCATGCGATGAGGATCCTACTTCTGATGACGAGGACGATGAACCTTATTACGACGAGAGATTCTTGAATCTGGTTGACAATGTCTTGGCTCGTCATGAGAGTTCCACAATTGATGAATTCCGTGTCAGGTTGaggttcaatttcttttattcttttagcGAATTCGCGCTGGCTGATCCTGATGTGGATAAAGCGAGTAGAGAAGAGAGGATGGCAAGCAAAATTCGCACTTGGGTTCATTTTGCAGTTATGAAAAAAGTGAAGGTTCTTGATCTCGATTTACTGGGACGTTGTTTGTCAGAGCCAGAAGTGAGCTACAAGTTACCTAATTTTGTTCTTAGCAGTGATCATCTAACAGAGCTCAAGTTGGCGGGCTGTGCCATCTTTCCACAAGGGCATGTTCAGTTAAAATCACTGAAAAGGTTGTCGCTTAATGAAGTAATTTTGAGTGAGAAGATAATGGATCAAGTCATAAATGGTTGCCCCTTTCTTGGTGAATTGTGTCTTATAAGGTGTTATGGTCTTCGTAAGTTGAATATTAGTAACCCCACTGTGAAGAGCTTGGTGGTGGTTGTTGAGCCGCACAGTGTTTTTAGGCTAAGGAAATCCTGTCCTAAGGTTGTATCATTGGCTATTGGTGGGTCATTACAATATGCTCATTTAGAAGATGTGTCTTCTCTTGTTGATGCATCCCTTTCCTTTTCCAATCGTTTCATATGTGCGCTTACCAAGTATGAGAGGGTCAAAATGCTTCTCAAGAAGCTTGGGAACACCGATAGCTTTGCACCATGCACTTGGTGTATTCTG GTGTTGACAATATGGAAGTTGACAAATCAGCCATGTCCATCCTTGTGTTGGAAGTTTCTAGCACTCAAAATTAGTCTGACAAAGTGGCACCTCCCTGGGATTTGTAGCTTATTGAGAAATTCTCATTGCTTGGAAACTCTGACTATTGATGTCTACAGTGGAAATCATTATATATTCAtg AACCCTGAAGCAGAATGGATTCAAGCGTATGATTTTGATGGTAGAAACTTCTGGAATTTGGAGGAGGATAGTTTCCATTGTCTTTCACACCACCTCAGGATTGTAAGGATATATGGATGCATAACAGAGCCGTACGTGATTGAACTAGTCGAGTTTCTTCTTAAAAACGCATTGGTCTTAGAGACCATGGTGATTTCAACCAACAAGTCTCTCCCCCCTGATAGAGACGAGATTTACAGTAGTGCTATTGGTTCTCCCATGAATCATTTCACTTCAGAGGAACTCCATGAATTTTCTCAGAAGCTATTAAACTTCCCCAGAGCCTCTACTCGTGCTGTTATTCATTTTTcgtga
- the LOC132181860 gene encoding zinc finger BED domain-containing protein RICESLEEPER 2-like, with protein MGLVMGLGLGLGLGLGLGMWMGAKGLGDGDGDGSGLSENGQYQKRERYVEFSSAKKQNTLSFEPSSDSDGVGRLTSFSFKESRVRELASHTVLLHEYPFNMMEHELFNKFMRACTPHWKKISHATIRNDCITTYQNEKRKLRTLLKLVDKVNITTDMWTSCQRVSYIVVTCHFVDSTWCLQKRILNFCNVPPPHSGVVIADALRNCFSDWGIEDKIHTITVDNASANDSAIRIIKDDFELKNALSVGGRLFHVRCCAHITNLLVQSGLVEIRGIIDDVRQGIKYIVASKSRLNVFSEIAKRLHLPCKKLILDVPIRWNSTYLMLDTVIKYKEVFPRYHRVEQAFQWVVTPEQWEMVGNVNQVLSIFNDVTNVVSGNEYPTANLYLPGVWRMKQVLMIKCDDRNKYMRSMASRMIDKFDKYWGDSNLLMSIAAVLDPRYKMKLINFCFPIIYPLTEACSHINNVLAVLKELFESYVFAHTACILQETAQVNVPSCSSSSAIVGDVVSKISEGRSRFADHIRSSDIIRPIKTDLDVYLEEDVYICSKNENGVYMETDFDALAWWKCNALKYRILFRMTKDILAVPISIVASESSFSASGKVIEPHRASLSPDTVQMLLCGSDWVRALHGSKKKSASEKLVEVELPTTTTTTTTT; from the exons ATGGGGCTGGTGATGGGGTTGGGGCTGGGGCTAGGGCTGGGGCTGGGGCTGGGGATGTGGATGGGGGCCAAGGGGCTgggggatggggatggggatggaaGTGGCCTGAGTGAGAATGGACAATATCAAAAGAGGGAAAG ATATGTTGAGTTTAGTAGtgctaaaaagcaaaatacTTTGTCATTTGAGCCTAGCAGTGACAGTGATGGCGTGGGAAGGTTGACAAGTTTTAGTTTCAAGGAGAGTAGGGTTAGGGAACTTGCTTCCCATACGGTGCTACTTCATGAGTACCCTTTTAATATGATGgagcatgaactttttaataagTTCATGAGGGCCTGCACACCCCACTGGAAAAAAATAAGCCATGCAACTATTAGGAATGATTGCATTACCActtaccaaaatgaaaaaaggaagcTAAGAACACTTTTGAAATTGGTTGACAAGGTGAACATCACCACCGATATGTGGACCTCTTGTCAAAGAGTGTCATATATAGTGGTGACTTGCCACTTTGTGGATTCAACTTGGTGCctccaaaaaagaattttaaatttttgcaatgtacctcCTCCACATTCTGGTGTTGTGATTGCTGATGCATTAAGGAATTGTTTTTCTGATTGGGGAATTGAGGATAAAATTCATACCATTACTGTTGATAATGCTTCAGCTAATGATTCTGCAATTAGAATTATAAAAGATGACTTTGAGTTGAAGAATGCTTTGTCGGTTGGGGGTAGGTTGTTTCATGTTAGGTGTTGTGCACACATTACAAACTTGTTGGTGCAGTCTGGGCTTGTTGAAATTAGGGGTATTATAGATGATGTTAGGCAGGGCATAAAATATATAGTGGCTTCTAAAAGTAGGTTGAATGTCTTTAGTGAGATAGCAAAGAGATTGCATTTACCCTGTAAGAAGCTGATTTTAGATGTCCCCATACGTTGGAACAGCACCTATTTGATGTTGGACACTGTAATTAAGTATAAAGAAGTGTTTCCTAGGTACCATAGAGTTGAGCAAGCATTTCAGTGGGTTGTAACTCCAGAACAGTGGGAAATGGTGGGTAATGTGAACCAGGTTTTGTCAATTTTCAATGATGTAACCAATGTTGTATCTGGTAATGAGTACCCTACTGCAAATCTGTATTTACCTGGGGTTTGGAGGATGAAACAAGTTTTGATGATCAAGTGTGATGATAGGAATAAGTACATGAGGTCAATGGCAAGTAGGATGATTgacaaatttgataagtattggggtgaTAGCAATTTGTTGATGTCCATAGCTGCTGTCTTGGATCCTAGATACAAGATGAAGTTGATCAATTTCTGTTTCCCTATCATTTATCCTTTGACTGAAGCTTGTAGTCACATTAACAATGTGTTGGCAGTTCTGAAAGAGTTATTTGAGTCATATGTTTTTGCCCATACGGCTTGTATATTGCAAGAAACTGCCCAAGTAAATGTTCCTTCTTGTTCTTCCTCAAGTGCAATTGTTGGAGATGTGGTGTCCAAAATTTCTGAAGGTCGATCAAGGTTTGCTGACCATATAAGAAGTAGTGACATCATCCGGCCCATTAAAACAGATTTGGATGTTTATCTTGAAGAGGATGTCTACATTTGTAGTAAGAATGAGAATGGAGTATATATGGAAACAGATTTTGATGCTTTGGCATGGTGGAAATGCAATGCCTTGAAGTACCGTATCTTGTTTAGAATGACAAAGGATATCTTGGCTGTTCCCATAAGTATAGTTGCTTCTGAATCCTCCTTTAGTGCTAGTGGTAAGGTTATTGAACCCCATAGAGCATCATTATCCCCTGACACTGTTCAGATGCTCTTATGTGGTTCAGATTGGGTGAGGGCACTTCATGGCAGCAAGAAAAAATCTGCTAGTGAA aaattgGTTGAAGTGGAGTTGCctacaactacaactacaactacaactacCTGA
- the LOC132183196 gene encoding pheophytinase, chloroplastic: MVVGVTASICHSVLGQVHWQFRLRNSLSITTKSCTSGGGGQKLEVAEIKERCEKWEWKGKYSINYFVSHSKNNSNPPLLLVHGFGASIPHWRRNIRTLAQNSTVYAIDLLGFGASDKPTGFSYTMETWAQLILDFLDEIVQKPTVLIGNSVGSLACVIAASESSRSLVRGLVLLNCAGGMNNKAIVDDWRIKLLLPLLWLFDFLLRQRGIASAIFQSVRKRENLKNILLSVYGNKESVDEELVEIIMEPTYDDGALDAFVSIVTGPPGPNPVQLMPRISQPVLLLWGDEDPFTPLDGPVGKYFSSLPSKLPNVSLFVLQGVGHCPHDDRPHLVHQKLLPWLAHLPAS, from the exons ATGGTAGTTGGAGTAACGGCTTCCATTTGCCATTCAGTACTTGGTCAAGTGCATTGGCAATTTCGACTTAGAAATAGTTTGAGCATCACCACCAAAAGCTGTACATCTGGTGGTGGAGGGCAGAAGTTGGAGGTGGCAGAGATAAAGGAGAGATGCGAGAAGTGGGAATGGAAGGGCAAATATTCCATCAATTACTTTGTTTCTCATTCGAAAAATAATTCCAATCCCCCTCTTCTTCTTGTGCATGGATTTGGGGCTTCCATTCCACACTGGCGCAG GAATATTCGGACACTAGCCCAGAATTCCACTGTATATGCAATTGACCTTCTTGGCTTTGGAGCTTCTGATAAACCAACAGGCTTTTCGTATACAATGGAAACATGGGCACAG TTGATATTGGACTTCTTGGATGAAATTGTTCAGAAACCGACTGTGCTGATAGGCAACTCTGTTGGAAGTCTTGCTTGTGTAATTGCTGCCTCAG AATCTAGTAGAAGCCTAGTTCGAGGACTTGTACTGCTCAATTGTGCTGGTGGTATGAACAATAAGGCAATTGTTGATGATTGGAGAATCAAGCTATTATTACCATTGCTTTGgttgtttgattttttgttgAGGCAACGTGGAATTGCTTCAGCTATATTTCAAAGTGTCAGAAAGAG AGAGAACTTGAAGAACATTTTATTGTCTGTATATGGAAATAAGgaatctgtggatgaagagCTAGTAGAG ATCATAATGGAACCAACTTATGACGATGGGGCACTAGATGCTTTTGTTTCTATTGTGACTGGCCCTCCAGGGCCAAACCCTGTACAGTTGATGCCTAGAATCTCCCAGCCTGTGCTACTTCTGTGGGGGGATGAAGACCCATTTACTCCTCTTGACGGACCCGTTGGTAAATACTTCTCTTCACTACCTTCTAAACTACCAAATGTAAGCCTGTTTGTGTTGCAAGGAGTAGGACATTGTCCCCATGATGACAGGCCTCACTTGGTCCACCAAAAGCTGCTTCCCTGGTTGGCTCATCTTCCTGCTTCATGA